One stretch of Microplitis mediator isolate UGA2020A chromosome 9, iyMicMedi2.1, whole genome shotgun sequence DNA includes these proteins:
- the LOC130674988 gene encoding putative ankyrin repeat protein RF_0381, with protein sequence MEDMQKYFDMINSIKNGNTQTVTNIIEKFGLLFCPMLDRGYPLLTAAVEKNQVEMVAYLLRKNAKVHSDHQVLSPLQIAAMNNNTTIFKMLMECGAKVSDNNIYKNKSPIKLAVEHNNIEIARVIVKHKNFGIKCDQSLLRMAVKKDNLEMVSLLLEIGADVNEYDKNRSAPIHHALMVDNDDILQLLIDYGADINAKNKYGETPVYLVLKQLDNGYFVRSDIYRVSMLSDPERQSTLDILLNNDADINGLEIHKYLPPIPRVDRNGIVENITLKHKKSIIKHIVKLRSRNAPLSDNINMLLSSLLEEKPMDDYKNKCELEMSKIITEKIPNSGISLHNILSKNSNVLAVYAKNKNHETFILSSDITDRFPIYGSGIKLRFSKGLARKNLLEKSTQVFHDLFPVASKLLSYAVDNVFECLDNNDLRHFLRKF encoded by the coding sequence atggaGGACATGCAAAAATATTTCGAcatgataaattcaataaaaaatggaaataCGCAGACAGTAACAAATATAATAGAGAAATTTGGTTTATTATTCTGTCCAATGTTAGATCGAGGGTATCCACTACTTACTGCTgccgttgaaaaaaatcaagtaGAAATGGTGGCATATTTATTGCGGAAAAATGCAAAAGTTCACAGCGACCATCAAGTCTTGTCACCTCTTCAGATTGCCGCCATGAACAACAACAcgacaattttcaaaatgctTATGGAATGCGGCGCTAAAGTAAGtgataacaatatttataagaataagTCACCAATTAAGCTAGCAGTTGAGCACAACAATATTGAGATCGCAAGAGTTATTGTTAAGcacaaaaattttggaataaaatgTGATCAGTCGTTACTGCGTATGGCTGTTAAGAAAGACAACTTGGAAATggtttcattattattagaaattggTGCGGATGTTAATGAATATGATAAGAACAGATCAGCTCCAATTCATCACGCATTAATGGTCGACAACGATGATATTTTGCAATTATTGATAGATTATGGAGCAGACATTAatgctaaaaataaatatggagAGACTCCAGTTTATTTGGTTCTAAAGCAATTAGATAACGGTTATTTTGTAAGATCTGATATTTATAGAGTATCTATGCTTAGCGATCCAGAGCGTCAAAGTACATTGGATATTCTTCTAAACAATGATGCAGACATAAATGGTCTTGAGATCCATAAATATCTCCCACCTATTCCTCGTGTTGATCGTAATGGTATTGTTGAAAACATTACTttgaaacacaaaaaaagcattattaaacatattgtaaaattaagaAGTCGAAATGCACCTCTATCTGATAACATTAACATGCTCTTGTCTTCCCTTCTTGAAGAAAAACCGATGGATGATTATAAAAACAAGTGTGAGCTAGAAATGTCGAAAATTATCACGGAAAAAATACCAAACTCGGGGATTTCGCTCCATAATATTTTGAGCAAGAATAGTAATGTTTTAGCTGTgtatgcaaaaaataaaaatcatgagaCGTTCATACTTTCTAGTGATATTACAGATCGATTTCCGATTTATGGATCGGGGATAAAACTTCGCTTTTCGAAAGGATTAGCAAGGAAAAATTTACTGGAAAAAAGTACTCAAGTTTTTCATGATCTTTTTCCCGTTGCGTCGAAATTGTTGTCTTATGCTGTCGATAATGTATTTGAATGTTTagataataatgatttaagaCATTTTCTGCGCAAGTTCTAA